CGCCCGGCCGCTCTCGGCGTTGCGTGCGTTCAGCTCCGCCATCGCCTGCCTGGCGCCAGTCACGGCATGCAGCAAGTTGGCACAGGCTGCGGGCTCGGTGAGCGGAAAGATCGCGAGCAGGCCGTCGCCGATGAACTTCAGGATCTCGCCGCCGTGCTGCGTGATCGGTTCCACCATCGCGTCGAAATAGCCGTTGAGCAGATCGATGACATCGTCGCGCGGCCAGTTGTCGGAGATCCTGGTGAAGTCTCTGAGGTCGCAGATCATGATCGCCGCGCGCACCGTCGTGCCGCTGCCGCGCCGCGTCGCTCCCGCCAGGACCATCTCGGCCGCATGCGGCCCGACATAGGTCTCCAGCAACGTCCGCGCCAGGCGGTTCTTGATGCGAATCTCGCTCACCAGCGCCAGCACCGGCAGCAGCCGCTGCAGCGCGTCGATGTCGGCCTGGTCGAAGCCACCGTGGCGATCGGTCGCGAACGTCACGAAATGCCGCTTGCCGAGCGTGTGATACATCGGCCAGGCGACGTAGTCGGTCAGGCCCTGCGCCCGCATCTCGTCATAGATCGCATGCTGACGGCCGAGCCTGGGATCGCGCGCCAGATCTTCGCGAATCTCCTCGGCACCGCCGTAGATTTCGGCGCCGGGGCTGCCGATGAATTCGGACCGCTCGCGGACGTCGTAGTCGATGCGGGCGATCTCGGCCCCTTGCATGCCGTCGCTCCACAGCATCCGGGCGCCGAGCCATTGCGGATGGTTGATCTGAACGTGCAGCGAGGCGCGCTTGAGCGGAATGCCGGCGCGCTGCAGCCGGATGCACATCTGCGCGAAGATGTTGTCGATGAAGCGCTCGTCGCGGGTGCCGTTGGTAAGCCAGTCCACGACCTCGTCGCCCAGGCGCTGGCCAGGGGCGAGATGGACGTCTGTTGCGGTCATGGCGATCTCCTGGCGGCTCGGCGTCGCGGTCCAGGAGATGTCGTGCCGCAATGCGAAAGAGTCAATCGACGTCATCGCATCGCGGCCCACCCGGATGGGCAGGATACGCCAGCTCCTCATCGGATCGGTGAGCCGGGCGCGCCTCGCGCGATGGGGCGGATGCTGCACACCCGCCCCATCGGCTCACATCACAGGATCAGAAGTGCACCACCGTCCGCAGGCCGAGAACCACCGCATTGCCGGTTTTGACACCGGCGCCATTGAAGCCCCGCCCGCCCGGATTGATGACATACTGGGCGTCGAACTTCAGGTTCATCCAGCCGGTCGCCTGCCAGCCATACCAGGCCTCGATCGGCACCTCGTTGCCGCCCGCATTCGGCGTCAGCGCCGCCGAGTTGACATGCGTGGTGCCGACCGCGAAGCCGACCTCGTCGTCGGGACGGAACGAGAAGGTGCCGGTGTGCTTGACGCCCCAGGAGATCTGGTAGTCCTGATACGCGGTGCGGTGATCGGCGACGCTGGTGTTGAGGAAGGTGTACCAGCCCTGCGCCTTGGGACCCTCGACCGTCAACCGCTGCAGGATCGATTCGTAGAAGCCGTAGCGGCCGCGCTGGCTGCTGAGGTTCTGATCGCCGACGCCGGGGCCGCCGGCATACACGCCGGTGATGCCGGGCAGACCGCCGTCGATGGTCGAGGCGCTGTCATACCAGCCGCCGACGCGCCAGGTGCCGTTGAGCGGACCGCTCGGTTCATACACCACCTCGACCGGCACCAAGACGCCTGCGGCCGGATTCGAGCGCGGAATGCCCGGCGCGAGATAGACGCCCGCGTCCGACGTCGTCAGATAGTTCGGATTGGCGTCGTAGACGCCGACCGACAGCTTCCATTCCTTGGTGAAGTTGTAGTGCACGACGCCGGCCCACTGGCTCACCGGCCAGTTGTAGATGTAGCCGCCCTGGATGTTGCCCGGCTGGCCGCCGCAGAAGGTCAGGTTGATGAACTCGCACTGGCCGAAGAAGAAGTCGGAGCCGACCGGCAGCCGGCCGCCCTTGAGCACGAGGCGGTCGTCGAACAGCTTCTGCTGATAGTAGAACTCGGTGAGGCGCAGGATGTTGCCGCGGCCGAACACCTCGTTGGTCAGCTGCAGCGCCGGAATGCCGGCCTCGCTGTTGAGATTCTTGCCGAAGCGATCGACCAGCGTCACGCCGATCATGCCGCCCTGGATGCCGGCGAGCTTGGCCATGTCGAACTTGGCCTCGAACCACAATTGCCCGGCATTGGCCGCGGTGTTGCGCGAGCCACCCGACAGATTGGTGACGGCTTCGTCGCCGAGCGTGAGCGCGAGCGAGATGCCCTGCTCCTTCAGCCTGGTCCGGCCGAGATCGCCGAACAGATACGGCCGCGTCCAGAAATCATCGACACCCGCATAGGGAATCGGCGGCGCCTTCATCGGCAGATCGGCCGCGACCGCACCACCGCCACCCAACAAACAAGACAAAGCAACCCCTACGCCGCACATGCGCGCGGTCGTCGCAAACCCACTCATTTTTCCTGCTCCTCGCAGCGTCCCCAGGCTCTGGATGTTGTTCTGTCGCGCCCGGCCCAGAGCCTCCGTCCCGGCACGCGCTTCCCCACGGCTCAATCCCCGGCCGCCGCCCATTCGAGGGGCGATTTCGTCAACCTAAGATTGGATGGCAATCCTAGCAAGCGCCGAGGCGCCTTTGAATAGTCATATTATATTTGGGAGTCGGTATAACCGTAACTGTGACATGAGCGTCACATGCCGCACTGCGGAATATCTGCTGTTCAGGTCCGACCACGTGAAGCCGTCCGTATGTCGCTACGCTCACGAGCGGCTCGCCTGGAAGCACGATGTCTCCGCGCGTCATTGGAGAGGAGCTGCGAGTTCGAGAGCTCTCGGGCCGAGGCAACTTCCTAGCGAGGCTGCGCATCTTGAACGAGGGCATTCCACTCATCGCGAACGGCGTCCCGAAGCAGACCAGGAGGGATCGCGCCCACGTTCTCTGGCGCAAGATGACTAGGCTGTGGGCTGCATGTCTCGATCAGGAAATTGACGGCATCGTCTGCTGTCTCAACCCCAGCGGCTTTGGCCGTCGGTGCATACGTGCGGACGCAGGCTTTGAGGTTAGAGACCACTTGACGCAATCTGTCGTTCGCAGCCCGTGCTGATACTAACAGCGCAGCGGCAACAAGCAGCAATGCAATTGCCGTTCTCAAGGCATCGATCCCCATGACATCCAGCCCATCAGAATTGCATCGGCAGTTGTGCAGTTTAAGTGTGTAAACACCAGTTACGCGTCAGCCGAGGGTCAGCCAGCTTCGGAGAAAAAAACTGCCTTGTGGCGTCACTGCCAGCTTACTTCCAGTTGCACCCTGATAGCGTAAACTTCCGCCGCGGACCGAAAGGCCCGAGACGGGCCAGAAGCGCCCTTGGTCTCCGGGTGACGTGCTGCGCCGGGCGAGTCGGAGCGATCGGGCCAAATTCGGTCGTGACCTGTCGTCGTTGATTTGCCCGACGAGCAGCGTCCCGGCCGTTCATGCAACGAAATTGGTCTCGGCCACCCCAAATCGGCCTTCGCCGGAACGGCGCATTTCATCAGCAGCTTCAACGCCATCGCCCGTTTCAAGGGCTTCGCGCAAAAATAAATCACTTCCGAAAATCAGCAAATCATGTCTATTCTCTCCACGTTCCGGTCCGGATGAGGGGCGTACGCGTCGTCACGAAACGTTGGGCCGGCAATGCGGTGGACGTGAGGGCATCAGCGCGCTTCATGCGCGGACGATTGATGCGCTCGCGGACGTGAAGTCGCGTGGTCCTGACACCCCGAAGCTGGTGTCCCCGCGGCGGCGAGCGAGAAGCGCGTCGTCGCGCACGGTGGCCAACAAGCCCGGTGCACCGAGGAGATCGCGTATAAGCGTTAAAACCGCCGCGCAGGGAATGCCGGATGAACCGGCTTTGCCTGTGGTACCTGCCGCCTGCATTTTTTTCCGCAGGCGGGCCATGGGTGAGGCCCTCACCCGGCATTCCCTGCGCCCTCATCACTCTCGAGGGCGGACGTCTTCCGCATCTCCTGGGTGCAATCGCGCCGCGGGATGGTGCGCGCGCGCCCGGCTGTTTGACTCGTTGGAAGATGGAATGAGACGCGCGCCTGCCGTCGCCAACGACGTACGGAATCCGCGCGCAGCCCCTACTCGTCCGTCTGGTCGTCGTGCTCGGCCTGCGACAGCTCGGCAAGGGCGAGGTCGCCGGAATCGGCCATGCGCGCCTTGGCGATGGTCCGGACATGCGCGGCGAGCGCCGGCATCCGCGCGATCAGCGCATGGAAATCCTGCGCGTCGAGCACCAGCAGCCGGGTCTTGCGCGTCGCCGTCACGGTGCCCGAGCGCTTGGTCCGGTGCAGCAGCGCGATCTCGCCGAAGAACGTGCCGTCGGCGAGCTTGACGCATTGCGTCGGCAGCTCGATCTCGACCTCGCCGGCAGTGATGAAATACATCGAGGAGGCGGCATCGCCGCGCCGCACCAGCACCTCGCCGGATTCGATCGTGCGCGCGCGCAGCAGCCGCATGATGTCGGCGATTTCGGACGCCGAAAGATGCGAGAACAGCGGCACCCGCGCCAGCATGCCCCAAGTGACGACGAAGTCGCGCCGCTTGATCTCCTCGGCGAACGCGGTGGAGATGATCGCGACCGGCAGCGCGATCATGGCGAAGCCCCAGATGATCGCGAACACCGTGATGATGCGGCCGAGCGGCGTCACCGGCACGACATCGCCATAGCCGACGGTGCCGAGCGTCACGATCGCCCACCACATCGCGTGCGGGATGGTGCCGAACTTGTCGGGCTGGACGTCGCGCTCGACCGCATAGAGCAGCGAGGCGAACAGCAGCACCGCGCCGGCCAGGATGACGAGGCAGCCGATCAGGATGCGCCGCTCGGCCTGCACCGCCGACAGCAGCGAGCGCAGCGCCGGCGAATAGCGCACCAGCTTGAGGAACGGCAGCACGATGCACACCGCTTCCAGGCTGCGGTCGCCGAGCACGAGCGCAATCGCGGCCGGCACGAAGGACAGGAGATCGATCAGGCCGAGCGCTGACAAGGCGTAGGCGAGCCGCTCCCGGTGCGGCGACTGGCGCCGCGGCATGTGCCCCGCCACGCTCCAGAGCCGAGCGACATACTCCGCGGCAAACACGATCAGCGAACAGACCTTGATCGCTCGCAGCAATCCGCCAATGGCGGCCGCGATGTCCGGGTCGGAGGCCAGCACCACCGCCAGCACGTCGAGCGTGATGACGAGCACGATGAACTGGACGACGCGCGAGCCGTGCGTGCTCGGCAGATGGTCGTGCTCGAGCAGCTCGTACAGCCGGTCGCGCAGATCGGGATCGCGAACGCTCTCGCCCGGCCCGAGCGTCGGCACGGTCAGCCTGCCTTGCTGATCGCGCTCTCGATCGCGGCCAGCGCAGCCTCCGCCTTGGAGCCGTCGGGACCGCCGGCCTGGGCCATGTCGGGACGGCCGCCGCCGCCCTTGCCGCCGAGCGCCTCGGACGCAGCCCGCACGAGGTCGACCGCATTGAAACGCGAAGTGAGATCGGCGGTGACGCCGACCACGACCCCGGCCTTGCCGTCCTCCGAGGTCGCGACAAGCGCGACCACGCCGGAGCCGAGCTGCTTCTTGGCGTCGTCGGCCAGCGATTTCAGATCCTTCATCTCGATGCCGGTGACCACGCGCCGGAAAAACTTGATGTCTCCGATCAGAGTCGGACCTGTGCGGCCTCGCCCCTCCATGCTATCGGCAGCTTCCCCTGCTGACATGACACCGCTGACCCCGCCACCCATCGCGAGCTTCTTGCGCGCGTCCGACAGCTCGCGCTCGAGCTTCTTGCGCTCCTCCATCAGCGCGGTGATGCGCGCCGGCACGTCCTCGACCGTGGTGCGCAGCTCGGCCGCCGCCGCCTTGGCGAGCGAGAGGTTGTGGTTGGCATGCGCACGGGCGCCGCGCGCCGTCAGCGCCTCGATGCGGCGGACACCGGACGCCACCGCACTCTCCGAGGTGACCGCGATCAGGCCGATGTCGCCGGTGCGCCTGACATGGGTGCCGCCGCACAGCTCGACCGACCAGCCCATGGCGTTATTGCCGTGATCACGCGCGGCGTTGCCCATCGAGACGACGCGGACCTCGTCGCCATATTTCTCGCCGAACAGCGCGCGGGCGCCGGCCTCGCGGGCATCGTCGAGCCCCATCAGGCGGGTCGTGACCTCGGCATTCTCGAGCACGACGTCGTTGGCGATGTCCTCGACGCGGGCGAGCTCATCCGGGGTGATCGGCTTCGGATGGACGAAGTCGAAGCGCAGGCGGTCCGGAGAGACCAGCGAGCCGCGCTGGGCGATGTGGTCGCCGAGCACCTGGCGCAGCGCCTCGTGCAGGATGTGGGTCGCCGAGTGGTTGGCGCGGATCGCCGAGCGCCTGGTGTGGTCGACGTCGAGCTGCAGCGCCGCGCCGAGCTTGAGCGTGCCCTGCTCCACGGTGCCGATGTGCGCGAACAAGTCGCCGGCCTTCTTCTGGGTGTCGGTGATGCGCACGCGGACGCCGTCGCCGGTCATGAGGCCGGTGTCGCCGACCTGGCCGCCGGACTCGCCGTAGAACGGGGTCTGGTTCAGGACGATGACGCCGCTCTCGCCGGCCTTGAGGCTGTCGACCTCGGCGCCGTTCTTGACCAGCGCGGTGACCGCGCCTTCGGCGGTCTCGGTCTCATAGCCGAGGAACTCGGTGGCGCCGAGCTTCTCGCGCAGCGGGAACCAGACGGTCTCGGTCGCAGCCTCGCCGGAGCCGGCCCAGGCGGCGCGCGCCTTGGCACGCT
This region of Bradyrhizobium sp. SZCCHNS1050 genomic DNA includes:
- a CDS encoding adenylate/guanylate cyclase domain-containing protein, translating into MTATDVHLAPGQRLGDEVVDWLTNGTRDERFIDNIFAQMCIRLQRAGIPLKRASLHVQINHPQWLGARMLWSDGMQGAEIARIDYDVRERSEFIGSPGAEIYGGAEEIREDLARDPRLGRQHAIYDEMRAQGLTDYVAWPMYHTLGKRHFVTFATDRHGGFDQADIDALQRLLPVLALVSEIRIKNRLARTLLETYVGPHAAEMVLAGATRRGSGTTVRAAIMICDLRDFTRISDNWPRDDVIDLLNGYFDAMVEPITQHGGEILKFIGDGLLAIFPLTEPAACANLLHAVTGARQAMAELNARNAESGRAPLRYGIGIHVGDVMYGNIGSQTRLDFTVIGPAVNMASRMEALTKQVGRPVLMSRAFAELVEGPFALERVGEFPVRGFSDPIELFSFEG
- the alaS gene encoding alanine--tRNA ligase; translation: MSGVNEIRSTFLNFFAANGHEIVPSSPLVPRNDPTLMFTNAGMVQFKNVFTGVEKRPYHRATTSQKCVRAGGKHNDLDNVGYTARHHTFFEMLGNFSFGDYFKENAIELAWKLVTKEFGLPKDKLTATVYIDDDEAFGLWKKIAGLPESRIIRIAGSDNFWQMGDTGPCGPCSEIFYDHGDKIWGGPPGSPEADGDRFIEIWNLVFMQYEQLEGGVRNPLPKPSIDTGAGLERVAAVLQGKHDNYDIDLFVALIRAIADLTNADPQGPQKASLRVIADHLRASSFLISDGVLPSNEGRGYVLRRIMRRAMRHAQLLGAREPLMHKLVGTLSREMGQAYPELIRAEALIKETLRLEETRFRKTLERGLAILDEKSASLSKGDMFDGDVAFTLYDTYGFPLDLTQDALKSRGISVDQASFTDAMDRQRAKARAAWAGSGEAATETVWFPLREKLGATEFLGYETETAEGAVTALVKNGAEVDSLKAGESGVIVLNQTPFYGESGGQVGDTGLMTGDGVRVRITDTQKKAGDLFAHIGTVEQGTLKLGAALQLDVDHTRRSAIRANHSATHILHEALRQVLGDHIAQRGSLVSPDRLRFDFVHPKPITPDELARVEDIANDVVLENAEVTTRLMGLDDAREAGARALFGEKYGDEVRVVSMGNAARDHGNNAMGWSVELCGGTHVRRTGDIGLIAVTSESAVASGVRRIEALTARGARAHANHNLSLAKAAAAELRTTVEDVPARITALMEERKKLERELSDARKKLAMGGGVSGVMSAGEAADSMEGRGRTGPTLIGDIKFFRRVVTGIEMKDLKSLADDAKKQLGSGVVALVATSEDGKAGVVVGVTADLTSRFNAVDLVRAASEALGGKGGGGRPDMAQAGGPDGSKAEAALAAIESAISKAG
- a CDS encoding cyclic nucleotide-gated ion channel, giving the protein MPTLGPGESVRDPDLRDRLYELLEHDHLPSTHGSRVVQFIVLVITLDVLAVVLASDPDIAAAIGGLLRAIKVCSLIVFAAEYVARLWSVAGHMPRRQSPHRERLAYALSALGLIDLLSFVPAAIALVLGDRSLEAVCIVLPFLKLVRYSPALRSLLSAVQAERRILIGCLVILAGAVLLFASLLYAVERDVQPDKFGTIPHAMWWAIVTLGTVGYGDVVPVTPLGRIITVFAIIWGFAMIALPVAIISTAFAEEIKRRDFVVTWGMLARVPLFSHLSASEIADIMRLLRARTIESGEVLVRRGDAASSMYFITAGEVEIELPTQCVKLADGTFFGEIALLHRTKRSGTVTATRKTRLLVLDAQDFHALIARMPALAAHVRTIAKARMADSGDLALAELSQAEHDDQTDE
- a CDS encoding carbohydrate porin, with product MSGFATTARMCGVGVALSCLLGGGGAVAADLPMKAPPIPYAGVDDFWTRPYLFGDLGRTRLKEQGISLALTLGDEAVTNLSGGSRNTAANAGQLWFEAKFDMAKLAGIQGGMIGVTLVDRFGKNLNSEAGIPALQLTNEVFGRGNILRLTEFYYQQKLFDDRLVLKGGRLPVGSDFFFGQCEFINLTFCGGQPGNIQGGYIYNWPVSQWAGVVHYNFTKEWKLSVGVYDANPNYLTTSDAGVYLAPGIPRSNPAAGVLVPVEVVYEPSGPLNGTWRVGGWYDSASTIDGGLPGITGVYAGGPGVGDQNLSSQRGRYGFYESILQRLTVEGPKAQGWYTFLNTSVADHRTAYQDYQISWGVKHTGTFSFRPDDEVGFAVGTTHVNSAALTPNAGGNEVPIEAWYGWQATGWMNLKFDAQYVINPGGRGFNGAGVKTGNAVVLGLRTVVHF